A single window of Syntrophales bacterium DNA harbors:
- a CDS encoding ATP-binding protein gives MPIDKAGADLLFQIISHRYEKGSLIVTTNRVFKDWPEIFNNDSTLTSALLDRLLHHTETVVIEGDSYRMKDIIET, from the coding sequence TTGCCCATCGATAAAGCCGGCGCTGATTTGCTCTTTCAGATCATCAGCCACCGCTATGAAAAAGGCTCCCTTATTGTTACCACTAACCGGGTTTTTAAAGACTGGCCAGAAATCTTCAATAACGACAGCACCCTCACTTCTGCGTTGCTGGATCGCCTCCTCCATCATACCGAAACCGTGGTTATCGAGGGCGACAGCTATCGAATGAAAGATATAATCGAGACATAA
- a CDS encoding UPF0280 family protein, with translation MNRTRIYRTFIHKEAVLRICCEPFEAVTREIVRQRAILEEYLRRHPFFQHSLEPVAVKEDAPEVARRMARAANKVGVGPMAAVAGAMAQLAVEAALRAGAEEAIVDNGGDIYLQTVEPVLIGLYPGEAGEIGHLAFSLQASDTPLSICSSSGKMGHSLSLGECDLATIVAKDASLADAAATLAANLVKNVCDVEHALNQMVAIDGISGVMIVKNGHVGLAGKLPPLVKMR, from the coding sequence ATGAACCGCACACGCATTTACAGAACATTCATCCACAAGGAAGCGGTTTTACGGATCTGCTGCGAACCGTTTGAAGCCGTGACGCGGGAGATCGTCCGGCAACGGGCGATCCTGGAAGAGTATCTCCGGCGGCACCCCTTTTTTCAGCATTCACTCGAACCCGTTGCGGTTAAAGAAGATGCACCAGAAGTTGCGCGACGGATGGCCCGCGCCGCAAACAAGGTGGGCGTTGGGCCGATGGCGGCCGTCGCCGGAGCAATGGCCCAGCTTGCTGTCGAGGCCGCACTTCGGGCCGGCGCCGAAGAGGCGATTGTGGACAACGGGGGCGACATCTATCTGCAAACCGTCGAACCTGTGCTCATCGGTCTCTATCCGGGCGAAGCCGGGGAAATCGGCCATTTGGCGTTTTCGTTGCAGGCTTCCGATACCCCCCTCTCCATCTGTTCATCTTCGGGGAAAATGGGTCACTCGCTGAGCCTGGGCGAATGCGATCTGGCCACCATCGTTGCGAAAGATGCCTCCCTGGCGGATGCCGCGGCCACCCTGGCCGCCAATCTCGTCAAAAATGTCTGCGATGTGGAGCACGCTCTGAATCAAATGGTTGCGATCGACGGCATCAGCGGTGTGATGATTGTCAAAAACGGCCATGTCGGCCT
- a CDS encoding homocysteine biosynthesis protein, with product MKTYEQINDRIESGKAVVLTADEIMDYVDKKGLKAAAKEVDVVTTATFGPMCSSGCFLNFGHSKPKIRMSEAWVADVLVYTGLAAVDVYLGCTQLRHGDPANMYPPGEFRYGGGHVIEDLVAGKTLQLFALSYGTDCYPLREIRTYFTIDDLNQAIMVNPRNCYQNYNVAINLSEQTIYTYMGKLEPHQKNANYCSAGQLSPLLNDPFYETIGVGTRVWLAGAQGHVYAEGTQHAGGGARTPEGVPIGGAGTLALTGDMKQMKKEFVRGVSFIGYGVSLALGIGIPIPILNEEVLRRTCVRDRDILAPVVDYGFDYPQNTGNVLGRVSYEQLRTGRIEVNGKIIEEVGSLSSYPKALEIANLLADEIRRGDFQLAAPLAPLRKDAKMKPLVKRRGNR from the coding sequence ATGAAAACCTATGAACAGATAAACGATCGGATCGAATCAGGGAAAGCCGTCGTGCTGACGGCAGATGAGATCATGGATTACGTGGACAAAAAGGGGCTCAAGGCCGCGGCTAAGGAGGTGGATGTCGTCACAACGGCGACATTCGGACCGATGTGTTCTTCGGGCTGCTTTTTGAACTTCGGCCATTCCAAGCCAAAGATTCGGATGTCCGAGGCATGGGTCGCCGATGTTCTGGTTTACACGGGCCTCGCCGCTGTCGATGTCTACCTCGGGTGCACGCAACTCCGCCATGGCGACCCGGCCAACATGTATCCGCCCGGCGAGTTCCGGTATGGCGGCGGTCATGTGATCGAGGATCTCGTCGCCGGGAAGACGCTCCAGCTCTTCGCCCTTTCCTACGGCACGGACTGTTATCCGCTCCGGGAGATCCGCACCTATTTTACCATTGACGATCTGAATCAGGCGATCATGGTCAATCCGCGAAACTGCTATCAGAATTACAATGTGGCGATCAACCTGTCGGAGCAAACTATTTACACCTACATGGGCAAGCTCGAACCCCATCAGAAAAACGCAAACTACTGCTCCGCGGGGCAATTGTCGCCGCTGCTCAACGACCCCTTCTATGAAACCATCGGCGTAGGCACGCGTGTCTGGCTGGCCGGTGCTCAAGGACATGTGTACGCGGAAGGAACGCAACATGCAGGCGGCGGCGCCAGAACGCCGGAGGGTGTGCCGATAGGCGGGGCGGGAACGCTGGCGCTGACCGGTGACATGAAGCAGATGAAGAAGGAGTTCGTGCGGGGCGTCAGCTTCATCGGCTATGGGGTTTCGCTTGCGCTGGGGATCGGAATCCCCATTCCGATCCTCAATGAAGAGGTACTGAGACGGACCTGCGTGCGCGACCGGGACATTCTGGCCCCGGTGGTGGATTACGGCTTCGATTATCCGCAAAATACGGGCAACGTCCTCGGTCGCGTCAGCTATGAGCAATTGCGCACTGGCCGGATCGAGGTCAACGGTAAAATCATAGAAGAAGTCGGCTCGTTGTCTTCCTACCCCAAGGCATTGGAGATTGCAAATCTGCTGGCGGATGAGATCCGCAGGGGAGATTTTCAGCTTGCCGCTCCGCTTGCTCCCCTGCGTAAAGACGCAAAAATGAAGCCGCTTGTCAAGAGGAGGGGAAACCGATGA
- a CDS encoding VOC family protein: protein MKTIYHFEHVHILSRDPQAVAQYFQKMFDAKIIEGVEADGKPRVEVEMNGLLIFIFPVYPEENLPAAPAGRYIGLDHFGLRVDNLDETAAELKRRGVEFVVEPFMKQPGLKISFIRGPENVRIELLERN, encoded by the coding sequence ATGAAGACGATCTATCACTTTGAACATGTTCATATCCTGAGCCGGGATCCGCAGGCTGTCGCCCAGTATTTTCAAAAAATGTTCGATGCAAAAATCATCGAAGGCGTGGAGGCTGACGGAAAACCCAGGGTCGAAGTGGAGATGAATGGCCTGCTAATCTTTATTTTCCCGGTCTATCCTGAAGAAAACCTCCCTGCCGCTCCCGCCGGGCGTTACATCGGTCTTGACCACTTCGGACTGCGGGTGGACAATCTGGATGAGACCGCTGCCGAGTTGAAGCGGCGAGGAGTGGAATTTGTGGTGGAGCCCTTCATGAAACAACCCGGCCTCAAGATATCCTTTATCCGCGGCCCGGAGAACGTCCGGATTGAATTGCTGGAACGCAACTGA
- a CDS encoding Eco57I restriction-modification methylase domain-containing protein: protein MIEQSLNTLDHVRLTVNGRTQREERSEIGQFLTPGAIARFMASLFAPNRWDQVRILDAGAGAGVLFSAYVEMLVAEGRRPLSIGVVAYENDDCILPELAQTMARCEIVCGNAGIAFHGEIRNEDFVSAAIAQTEDGLFSGPGERFTHAILNPPYKKINGESATRKRMDAAGMEVSNLYPAFVWLAARLLAPGGELAAITPRSFCNGPYFREFRLVLLKMMSLRRIHVFESRKKAFGDDDVLQENVIYHAVREGKNPAQVIVSSSEGLDFESASIRSIPYEQVIHPQDRDAFIHLVMNPADDLVVERMRGLTATLSELGLEVSTGRVVDFRAREHLRPQPEEGTAPLVYPCHFQDGFVNWPAPSGKKANAIALSAQTQELLVAAGLLCAHETVLVEGGAAAHRGGCI from the coding sequence ATGATAGAACAATCTTTAAATACCCTTGATCACGTTCGCCTTACCGTAAACGGCCGCACGCAACGGGAGGAACGTTCGGAGATCGGGCAGTTTCTGACGCCGGGTGCGATAGCACGCTTCATGGCGTCGCTGTTTGCGCCAAATCGGTGGGATCAGGTGAGGATTCTCGATGCCGGGGCGGGAGCCGGCGTGCTCTTTTCGGCCTATGTGGAGATGTTGGTTGCGGAAGGCAGGCGGCCTCTTTCCATTGGGGTCGTCGCCTATGAAAACGACGATTGCATTTTGCCGGAATTGGCCCAAACAATGGCCCGTTGTGAAATCGTTTGCGGGAATGCCGGGATCGCCTTTCACGGGGAAATCCGCAATGAAGATTTTGTCTCCGCCGCCATCGCCCAAACGGAAGATGGACTATTTTCCGGACCCGGCGAACGCTTCACCCATGCCATTCTCAACCCCCCCTACAAGAAGATCAATGGCGAATCGGCCACGCGCAAACGGATGGACGCCGCAGGGATGGAGGTATCAAACCTTTACCCCGCCTTTGTCTGGCTGGCGGCGCGCCTGCTTGCGCCCGGCGGGGAACTGGCGGCCATCACCCCGCGGAGTTTTTGCAACGGTCCCTATTTTCGCGAGTTTCGCTTGGTCCTCCTGAAGATGATGAGCCTACGGCGCATTCATGTTTTCGAGTCCCGGAAAAAGGCCTTCGGCGATGACGATGTCCTTCAGGAAAACGTCATCTATCATGCCGTCCGAGAGGGGAAAAACCCCGCACAAGTCATTGTCTCATCTTCCGAAGGCCTCGATTTCGAAAGTGCATCCATCCGCTCCATCCCTTATGAGCAAGTGATTCACCCGCAAGATCGAGATGCCTTTATTCACTTAGTAATGAATCCGGCCGACGACCTGGTTGTAGAAAGAATGCGGGGCCTTACAGCGACGCTCTCTGAGCTTGGCCTGGAAGTTTCCACTGGACGGGTTGTCGATTTTCGTGCCCGGGAGCATCTGCGCCCGCAGCCGGAAGAGGGAACTGCGCCCCTCGTTTACCCTTGCCATTTCCAGGATGGCTTCGTGAATTGGCCGGCACCTTCCGGGAAGAAGGCGAACGCTATTGCATTATCGGCGCAAACCCAGGAATTATTGGTGGCGGCCGGCTTATTATGTGCTCACGAAACGGTTCTCGTCGAAGGAGGAGCGGCGGCGCATCGTGGCGGCTGTATATGA
- a CDS encoding site-specific integrase, whose product MKSTQANALGTTLRGFFADYLPKIRGASPHTILSYRDSLKLFLLFLARQKNVSVSDLRTEDMGREEIIAFLNHLEENRHNQAGTRNSRLATLHSFFRYVAGIYPEALDQCQRILSIPFKRRVSRTIDYLEFDEITAVLGSVDRTIQDGRRDYAFISLMFNTGVRVQELIDLRANDLQLSKPFSVRIFGKGRKERICPIWPDTAHLLSQLLEERGIDPREPAAVFTNHAGKPLTRFGIRYLLAKHLHHAATVQPSLEKKRLHPHSMRHSTAIHLLKAGVDLSTIANWLGHASVNTTNKYATMDLEMKRQAMEKAKPLIDGNPSQGKWKQNPDLLAWLESL is encoded by the coding sequence ATGAAATCAACCCAAGCCAATGCACTTGGCACGACGTTAAGAGGTTTCTTTGCCGATTATTTGCCAAAGATACGAGGCGCAAGCCCCCATACAATCCTGAGCTACAGGGATAGTCTCAAACTTTTTCTTCTCTTCCTGGCTCGGCAAAAGAATGTTTCCGTCTCGGATCTGAGGACTGAGGATATGGGAAGAGAAGAAATCATTGCCTTTCTAAATCATCTTGAAGAAAACCGACACAACCAGGCAGGTACCCGGAACAGTCGGCTTGCCACCCTGCATAGCTTTTTCCGATATGTAGCCGGAATATACCCTGAAGCGCTTGATCAGTGCCAGCGGATATTGAGCATCCCTTTCAAGCGCAGAGTCTCTCGAACGATTGATTACCTTGAATTTGATGAAATCACGGCAGTCCTTGGTTCTGTAGATCGAACCATACAAGATGGCCGGCGCGATTATGCATTTATCAGCCTCATGTTCAACACTGGTGTCCGCGTCCAAGAGTTAATCGACCTCAGGGCCAATGATTTGCAACTGTCAAAACCGTTCAGTGTTCGCATCTTTGGGAAAGGCCGCAAAGAGCGGATTTGTCCAATCTGGCCAGATACGGCCCATCTTCTTAGTCAACTTCTCGAAGAGCGGGGAATTGATCCAAGGGAGCCTGCTGCCGTTTTTACAAACCATGCCGGCAAGCCCCTTACCCGCTTCGGTATTCGATACCTGCTTGCAAAGCATCTCCACCATGCCGCCACTGTCCAACCGTCTCTCGAAAAAAAGAGACTCCATCCCCACAGTATGAGGCATAGCACCGCGATCCATCTGCTTAAAGCCGGGGTTGACCTCAGCACAATTGCTAATTGGCTGGGACATGCCAGCGTAAACACAACCAATAAATATGCCACGATGGATCTCGAAATGAAGCGCCAAGCTATGGAAAAGGCCAAGCCATTGATTGATGGAAATCCATCTCAGGGGAAATGGAAGCAGAATCCTGATCTTTTGGCATGGCTGGAATCGCTGTAA
- a CDS encoding 4Fe-4S binding protein: MNDNSVTKKLMFYFPKCVCDEPIIYRLVKDYQLIVNVYRAKVTPEEEGYLVLDVTGTEEAIQRAIDFVKTFDVSVNSSGKGVVRDEERCAHCGYCVPYCPSGALKIEDRATRKVAYDESECIECLACVRICPFGACTSAF, from the coding sequence ATGAACGACAATTCCGTGACCAAAAAACTGATGTTCTACTTTCCCAAATGCGTCTGTGACGAGCCGATCATTTACCGCCTGGTGAAAGATTATCAACTCATCGTCAATGTCTACCGCGCAAAGGTCACCCCGGAAGAGGAAGGGTACCTTGTGCTGGATGTCACGGGTACGGAAGAGGCGATTCAGCGCGCAATCGATTTTGTAAAGACCTTCGACGTCTCAGTCAACTCTTCCGGGAAGGGGGTCGTGCGAGACGAGGAGCGCTGCGCCCATTGCGGCTATTGTGTCCCGTACTGTCCCTCGGGGGCGCTGAAAATCGAAGATCGCGCCACCCGCAAGGTTGCCTACGACGAATCCGAATGCATCGAGTGCCTGGCATGCGTCCGCATCTGTCCCTTCGGCGCGTGCACATCGGCGTTTTAA